A genomic window from Camelus ferus isolate YT-003-E chromosome X, BCGSAC_Cfer_1.0, whole genome shotgun sequence includes:
- the LOC102505004 gene encoding melanoma-associated antigen B18: MPRGHKSKLRAREKRRQACTEIQGLEDAQATAAAAGESPSSFCPPFEDRPQNVPAAGTPSIPQAAQGTSSATAAVSCTNSGEGANGQKEESSKSSKGTEGSQRDPLNKQVVLLVQFLLQKYQKKEPITKADMLKFVIKRSKCHFKEILKRASEHMELAFGVDLKEVDPTRHCYALVSKLDLTFDSTIDEEEIMLKTGLLMIVLGVVFMKGNCAPEEAVWEVLNIMGVYAERKHFIYGEPKKVITEDLVQLKYLQYRQVPDSDPPRYEFLWGPRAHAETSKMRVLEFLAKVHDTVPSAFPSCYEEAVRDEEERARARAAARAAIASVRSGAMASNFPEAK, encoded by the coding sequence ATGCCTCGAGGTCATAAGAGTAAGCTCCGTGCTCGCGAGAAACGCCGCCAGGCCTGTACTGAGATCCAGGGTCTGGAGGATGCTCAGGCTACCGCTGCAGCAGCAGGAGAGTCTCCCTCCTCGTTCTGTCCTCCCTTCGAGGACAGACCTCAGAATGTACCTGCTGCTGGGACACCTAGCATTCCTCAGGCGGCTCAGGGAACCTCCAGTGCTACTGCAGCTGTGTCGTGCACCAATTCAGGTGAAGGTGCCAATGGCCAAAAGGAGGAAAGCTCAAAATCCTCCAAGGGCACCGAAGGCTCACAAAGAGATCCTTTAAACAAGCAGGTGGTTTTGCTGGTGCAGTTTCTGCTGCAGAAGTATCAAAAAAAAGAGCCAATTACGAAGGCAGACATGCTGAAGTTTGTTATCAAAAGGTCCAAGTGTCATTTCAAGGAGATCCTCAAGAGAGCCTCTGAGCACATGGAGCTAGCCTTTGGTGTTGATTTGAAGGAAGTGGATCCCACCAGGCACTGCTATGCCCTTGTCAGCAAACTAGATCTCACCTTCGATAGCACGATAGATGAAGAAGAAATCATGCTCAAGACCGGCCTCCTGATGATTGTGCTGGGTGTGGTCTTCATGAAGGGCAACTGTGCCCCAGAAGAAGCGGTCTGGGAAGTGCTGAATATAATGGGTGTATATGCTGAGAGGAAGCACTTCATCTATGGGGAGCCCAAGAAGGTCATCACCGAAGATTTGGTGCAGCTCAAGTACCTGCAGTACCGCCAGGTGCCTGACAGTGATCCTCCCCGCTATGAGTTCCTGTGGGGCCCGAGGGCCCATGCTGAAACCAGCAAGATGAGAGTGCTGGAATTTTTAGCCAAGGTTCATGATACGGTCCCCAGTGCCTTCCCATCCTGCTATGAAGAGGCTGtgagagatgaggaagagagagccCGAGCACGAGCAGCAGCCAGGGCTGCCATTGCCAGCGTGCGCTCCGGGGCCATGGCCAGCAACTTCCCCGAGGCTAAGTGA
- the LOC116656642 gene encoding melanoma-associated antigen B4-like isoform X1, translating into MAAPLLSSQRPGCARPEAKATALSPHSGPDAIPESCRPGCPPRLLPCPQSCLLLSLTCVIMPRGRKSKCRARIKRHQARLETQNLQGARATEAAAAEGETPSSPSSVSQGSPPSSPAAGTSQQPEGAVAPSSPEAGGACSGSEQGAQSQEERASASQAACSAQSSLRDPLTRKACKLVQFLLEKYKTNEPITQTALLKIVKKKYKEHFPEILRRVSERLELVFGLELKEVDPSSHSYALVCKLGLPSDENLSGDRGLPKSGLLMTLLGVIFMKGNRATEEEVWEFLGALGVHPGKRHLIFGEPRRLITKDLVQQKYLEYRQVPDSDPPRYEFLWGPKAHAETTKMKVLEVLAKINGAVPRAFPKLYEEALKDEEERAGVTAAVSAAACAKARACSKAKSCSSSQV; encoded by the exons ATGGCCGCGCCCCTGCTGTCCTCCCAGAGGCCCGGATGTGCGCGACCGGAAGCCAAAGCGACGGCCCTGTCACCACACTCAGGGCCTGACGCCATTCCTGAGAGCTGCCGCCCAGG GTGTCCTCCTCGCCTGCTTCCCTGCCCGCAGTCCTGCCTGCTGCTGTCCCTGACCTGTGTCATCATGCCTCGGGGGCGCAAGAGCAAGTGCCGTGCCCGCATAAAGCGCCACCAGGCCCGGTTGGAGACCCAGAATCTCCAGGGTGCACGGGCCACTGAAGCTGCCGCAGCAGAGGGGGAGACCCCCTCCTCGCCCTCTTCTGTTTCTCAGGGTTCTCCCCCGAGCTCCCCTGCCGCTGGCACTAGCCAGCAGCCTGAGGGAGCCGTGGCCCCCAGCTCTCCCGAGGCGGGGGGTGCGTGCTCGGGGTCTGAGCAAGGTGCCCAGAGCCAAGAGGAGAGGGCCAGCGCCTCCCAGGCAGCATGCTCCGCTCAGAGCTCTCTCAGAGATCCTCTGACCAGGAAGGCGTGCAAGTTGGTGCAGTTCCTGCTGGAGAAGTACAAGACCAATGAGCCCATCACGCAGACAGCCCTGCTGAAGATCGTCAAAAAGAAGTACAAGGAGCACTTCCCCGAGATCCTCAGGAGAGTCTCTGAGCGCTTGGAGCTGGTCTTTGGCCTGGAGCTGAAGGAGGTCGACCCCAGCAGTCACTCCTATGCCCTGGTCTGCAAGCTGGGCCTCCCCAGCGACGAAAATCTGAGTGGTGATAGGGGGCTGCCCAAGTCTGGTCTGCTGATGACGCTCCTGGGCGTGATCTTCATGAAGGGCAACCGTGCCACCGAGGAGGAGGTCTGGGAGTTCCTCGGTGCGTTGGGGGTCCACCCTGGGAAGAGGCACTTGATCTTTGGGGAGCCCAGGAGGCTCATCACCAAAGATCTGGTGCAGCAGAAGTACCTCGAGTACCGCCAGGTGCCCGACAGCGATCCTCCCCGCTATGAGTTCCTGTGGGGCCCGAAGGCCCACGCTGAAACCACCAAGATGAAAGTGCTGGAGGTTCTGGCCAAGATCAATGGTGCGGTCCCCAGGGCCTTCCCCAAGCTGTATGAGGAGGCTCTGAAAGATgaggaggagagagctggggTGACAGCTGCGGTCAGTGCTGCAGCGTGTGCCAAGGCCCGTGCATGTTCCAAGGCCAAGtcctgcagctcctcccaggTCTAG
- the LOC116656642 gene encoding melanoma-associated antigen B4-like isoform X2 — protein MPRGRKSKCRARIKRHQARLETQNLQGARATEAAAAEGETPSSPSSVSQGSPPSSPAAGTSQQPEGAVAPSSPEAGGACSGSEQGAQSQEERASASQAACSAQSSLRDPLTRKACKLVQFLLEKYKTNEPITQTALLKIVKKKYKEHFPEILRRVSERLELVFGLELKEVDPSSHSYALVCKLGLPSDENLSGDRGLPKSGLLMTLLGVIFMKGNRATEEEVWEFLGALGVHPGKRHLIFGEPRRLITKDLVQQKYLEYRQVPDSDPPRYEFLWGPKAHAETTKMKVLEVLAKINGAVPRAFPKLYEEALKDEEERAGVTAAVSAAACAKARACSKAKSCSSSQV, from the coding sequence ATGCCTCGGGGGCGCAAGAGCAAGTGCCGTGCCCGCATAAAGCGCCACCAGGCCCGGTTGGAGACCCAGAATCTCCAGGGTGCACGGGCCACTGAAGCTGCCGCAGCAGAGGGGGAGACCCCCTCCTCGCCCTCTTCTGTTTCTCAGGGTTCTCCCCCGAGCTCCCCTGCCGCTGGCACTAGCCAGCAGCCTGAGGGAGCCGTGGCCCCCAGCTCTCCCGAGGCGGGGGGTGCGTGCTCGGGGTCTGAGCAAGGTGCCCAGAGCCAAGAGGAGAGGGCCAGCGCCTCCCAGGCAGCATGCTCCGCTCAGAGCTCTCTCAGAGATCCTCTGACCAGGAAGGCGTGCAAGTTGGTGCAGTTCCTGCTGGAGAAGTACAAGACCAATGAGCCCATCACGCAGACAGCCCTGCTGAAGATCGTCAAAAAGAAGTACAAGGAGCACTTCCCCGAGATCCTCAGGAGAGTCTCTGAGCGCTTGGAGCTGGTCTTTGGCCTGGAGCTGAAGGAGGTCGACCCCAGCAGTCACTCCTATGCCCTGGTCTGCAAGCTGGGCCTCCCCAGCGACGAAAATCTGAGTGGTGATAGGGGGCTGCCCAAGTCTGGTCTGCTGATGACGCTCCTGGGCGTGATCTTCATGAAGGGCAACCGTGCCACCGAGGAGGAGGTCTGGGAGTTCCTCGGTGCGTTGGGGGTCCACCCTGGGAAGAGGCACTTGATCTTTGGGGAGCCCAGGAGGCTCATCACCAAAGATCTGGTGCAGCAGAAGTACCTCGAGTACCGCCAGGTGCCCGACAGCGATCCTCCCCGCTATGAGTTCCTGTGGGGCCCGAAGGCCCACGCTGAAACCACCAAGATGAAAGTGCTGGAGGTTCTGGCCAAGATCAATGGTGCGGTCCCCAGGGCCTTCCCCAAGCTGTATGAGGAGGCTCTGAAAGATgaggaggagagagctggggTGACAGCTGCGGTCAGTGCTGCAGCGTGTGCCAAGGCCCGTGCATGTTCCAAGGCCAAGtcctgcagctcctcccaggTCTAG